Proteins from a single region of Paraglaciecola sp. T6c:
- a CDS encoding ECF-type sigma factor, with amino-acid sequence MNNDRDITQLLRDWQSGSEQAFTDLSQLVYSELHRRAQKHMSYERAGHTLQATALVNEVFIDLLQAQLDFADRAHFYRLASNMMRRILVDHARAHSSQKRGAGVRRVTLVDYKYAEQPVSHDVVELDAALSALAKFDKRKAEILELQFFAGSTVSDIAQFYAVSPRTIERDGQFGKAWLHRELSIAG; translated from the coding sequence ATGAACAACGATCGCGATATCACGCAGCTACTTCGAGACTGGCAATCAGGAAGCGAACAGGCATTTACAGATTTAAGTCAGTTGGTTTACTCTGAATTGCACCGCAGAGCACAAAAGCACATGTCTTACGAGCGCGCTGGGCATACATTGCAAGCTACAGCGTTAGTGAATGAAGTCTTTATCGATTTACTACAGGCCCAATTAGACTTCGCCGATCGCGCCCATTTCTATCGACTAGCCAGTAATATGATGCGCCGTATTTTGGTTGATCACGCTCGGGCACACAGTAGTCAAAAACGTGGGGCAGGGGTGAGGCGTGTCACTCTCGTTGATTATAAATATGCAGAGCAACCCGTTAGCCATGATGTTGTTGAATTAGACGCGGCGTTATCGGCTTTAGCAAAATTTGATAAACGAAAAGCTGAAATCTTAGAGTTGCAGTTTTTCGCTGGCTCAACAGTGAGTGACATCGCACAATTTTATGCGGTGTCGCCGAGGACTATAGAGCGCGATGGGCAGTTTGGTAAGGCTTGGTTACATCGAGAGCTCAGCATCGCAGGGTAA
- a CDS encoding EF-hand domain-containing protein translates to MADQETLAPEKVAEIRKEFDYFDTDKNGEIGLTEFIELLTIISPKTKASHVEEGFGLIDKNNDGSIDFEEFLEWWQQSWWEY, encoded by the coding sequence ATGGCAGATCAAGAGACATTAGCGCCAGAAAAGGTCGCTGAAATTCGTAAAGAATTTGATTATTTTGATACAGATAAAAATGGCGAAATAGGCCTAACTGAATTCATTGAATTGTTAACTATCATATCGCCAAAAACCAAGGCGAGTCATGTCGAAGAAGGTTTTGGTTTGATTGACAAGAACAATGATGGCTCAATCGACTTCGAAGAGTTTTTGGAGTGGTGGCAGCAATCTTGGTGGGAATACTAA
- a CDS encoding saccharopine dehydrogenase family protein, whose amino-acid sequence MSTNKEFDIVVYGASGFTGRLVAEYLAKQYKDDNSFKWAMAGRSADKLAQVRDEIGAPKDIPLVVADAEDASSMQAMLDNTRLILTTVGPYQLYGSELVAMCAQSGVDYVDLCGEPVWMRHMIDANEAAAKESGARIVFSCGFDSIPFDLGVYHLQQLAKEKFGHTFNRVKGRVKKMQGTFSGGTAASLKATLAAAKQDPKQFQLLLNPFSLTPGFAGTEQPAGDKPYFEESLNTWVTPFIMAAINTRNVHRSNMLLSHQYGSDFVYDEMLMTGPGEKGESIAKAVASDKGMMKDGGPKPGEGPSKEERENGFYEVLFVGNDQDGQNLTVSVGATLDPGYGSTSRMITEAALCLIKDAGDTPGGILTPASAMGDKLITRLVDNAGLTFKQL is encoded by the coding sequence ATGAGCACAAACAAAGAATTCGATATCGTCGTTTATGGCGCTTCAGGCTTCACCGGCCGACTTGTAGCAGAATACTTGGCTAAGCAATATAAAGATGACAATAGCTTTAAATGGGCGATGGCGGGTCGTAGCGCTGATAAGCTCGCTCAAGTACGAGATGAAATAGGCGCACCAAAAGATATCCCTTTGGTAGTGGCGGACGCAGAAGATGCATCCTCTATGCAAGCGATGCTTGATAACACACGCTTAATATTGACCACCGTTGGTCCTTATCAGCTTTATGGCTCTGAGCTAGTCGCCATGTGTGCCCAATCGGGTGTTGATTACGTTGATTTGTGCGGTGAACCAGTATGGATGCGCCACATGATTGATGCGAACGAAGCTGCAGCCAAAGAAAGCGGTGCACGCATCGTCTTCTCATGTGGCTTTGATTCCATCCCGTTCGATTTGGGCGTGTATCACTTGCAGCAATTAGCCAAAGAAAAGTTCGGCCATACATTTAACCGAGTCAAAGGTCGCGTAAAGAAGATGCAGGGGACTTTCTCTGGTGGTACGGCAGCAAGTTTGAAAGCAACGCTAGCGGCTGCCAAGCAAGATCCTAAACAATTCCAGTTATTGCTAAATCCCTTTTCTTTGACTCCAGGGTTTGCAGGTACCGAACAACCAGCAGGAGATAAACCTTATTTTGAAGAGTCACTCAACACCTGGGTCACTCCTTTTATCATGGCTGCAATCAACACCCGTAACGTGCATCGCAGCAACATGTTGCTTAGCCACCAATACGGCAGCGATTTTGTTTATGACGAAATGTTGATGACAGGTCCAGGTGAGAAAGGCGAAAGCATTGCTAAAGCCGTTGCGAGCGATAAAGGCATGATGAAAGACGGCGGCCCTAAACCCGGCGAAGGCCCAAGCAAAGAAGAGCGCGAAAATGGCTTTTATGAAGTTTTGTTTGTGGGTAATGATCAAGATGGTCAAAACCTAACGGTCAGTGTTGGCGCAACCCTTGACCCTGGTTACGGCTCTACGTCACGCATGATTACCGAAGCTGCACTTTGTCTTATTAAAGATGCCGGTGATACCCCAGGGGGCATTTTAACACCCGCCTCAGCCATGGGTGACAAGCTCATTACGCGGTTAGTGGATAATGCTGGTCTGACGTTTAAGCAACTGTAG
- a CDS encoding DUF3718 domain-containing protein, translating to MKTLTKTIAASLLSFAVLGAAHANQELVPTDNEAGTKLCIAATTGSVIKMNKAMKSSKVTKRYVTEKMTCNGQNMVAFVEQYGEKAEKMNNFLTNGKYSEERNVIASVNAH from the coding sequence ATGAAAACATTGACTAAAACGATTGCCGCTTCTCTACTTTCTTTTGCTGTTTTAGGTGCTGCACATGCAAACCAAGAATTGGTCCCTACTGATAACGAAGCTGGCACTAAGTTATGTATTGCAGCGACGACAGGTAGCGTTATCAAAATGAATAAGGCCATGAAATCCAGCAAGGTCACCAAACGTTATGTGACTGAAAAAATGACCTGTAATGGTCAAAACATGGTGGCATTTGTCGAGCAATACGGCGAGAAAGCAGAAAAAATGAATAACTTTCTAACCAACGGTAAGTACAGTGAAGAGCGAAACGTCATCGCCAGTGTAAACGCACACTAA
- a CDS encoding rhodanese-related sulfurtransferase, which yields MQNQTSAPVVVCALYKFVTLENFEEMRQPLLTFMQDNGIKGTLLLAEEGINGTVSGSREGINALLNYLNEDPRIAPISHKESLDETQPFHRTKVKLKKEIVTMGVEGIDPLRTVGTYVKPKDWNALISDPDVTVIDTRNDYEIEIGTFKNAINPNTESFREFPQYVKDNLEPSKNKKVAMFCTGGIRCEKSTAYLKEQGFDEVYHLEGGILKYLEEVPKDDTLWEGDCFVFDNRVAVNHDLQKSEYDQCYACRLPITEEDKASPLFEAGASCPKCHGTHSEEQLKRFREREKQVNLARERNEAHVGEDATKAIKLRRQQKAAQRRAQRTAAGKSNG from the coding sequence ATGCAAAATCAAACATCTGCGCCGGTTGTCGTGTGCGCTTTATACAAATTCGTGACCCTCGAAAACTTTGAAGAAATGCGCCAACCCCTGTTAACGTTTATGCAAGATAACGGTATTAAAGGAACGTTGTTGTTAGCGGAAGAGGGGATCAATGGCACCGTTTCTGGTTCTCGCGAGGGTATCAATGCGTTATTGAATTACCTGAATGAAGACCCGCGCATTGCGCCTATTTCTCATAAAGAATCGTTGGACGAAACCCAGCCTTTTCATCGCACCAAAGTAAAGTTAAAGAAAGAAATCGTCACCATGGGCGTGGAAGGCATAGACCCTCTTCGTACTGTGGGTACCTATGTGAAGCCGAAAGATTGGAACGCGTTAATCTCAGATCCTGATGTCACCGTTATCGATACTCGCAACGATTATGAAATCGAAATCGGTACCTTCAAAAATGCCATTAATCCTAATACCGAGTCTTTTCGTGAGTTTCCGCAATACGTTAAAGACAATTTAGAGCCGTCTAAGAATAAGAAGGTCGCTATGTTCTGCACGGGTGGTATTCGTTGTGAAAAATCAACCGCGTACTTGAAAGAGCAAGGTTTTGACGAGGTTTACCACTTAGAAGGCGGCATTCTTAAGTACTTGGAAGAAGTCCCGAAAGACGACACCTTATGGGAAGGGGATTGTTTTGTCTTCGATAACCGGGTTGCGGTCAATCATGACTTACAAAAAAGTGAATACGACCAGTGTTATGCCTGTCGTTTGCCCATTACCGAAGAAGATAAGGCAAGCCCACTTTTTGAAGCTGGAGCCAGTTGCCCTAAATGTCATGGTACGCATAGCGAAGAGCAACTTAAACGCTTTCGTGAGCGTGAGAAGCAGGTGAACCTTGCGCGCGAACGTAACGAAGCGCATGTGGGCGAAGACGCCACTAAGGCCATAAAATTACGCCGCCAGCAAAAAGCTGCACAAAGGCGAGCTCAACGCACCGCTGCTGGAAAAAGCAACGGTTAG